Proteins from a single region of Sphaerochaeta globosa str. Buddy:
- a CDS encoding SDR family NAD(P)-dependent oxidoreductase → MNPYWKQYEWSNIRAMLKNNKAMPKQEQKDLQGHLVVITGATSGIGYETARLYASHGADLLMINRNKEKSEKLKAGLEQQFKGVYTYFIADFSKLEAIHAAADFLCSLDRDICVLIHNAGVYNTKKRFTHDDIEEVFQVNYLASFMLTYRLQDKLKRQKHARILYVNSEGHRFALAGLKLDDLGWDKQHYTGLKSYGSAKTAQLLSLFFFSRIFKDTNVTINAMHPGDVLTNMGENNGRLYKFFKHRIINPSSRSPQLSAQALYYLGVSQEVKEITGKFFNLTTLEIPAPHALDVVVAEQLWAKSLEMAKIQVKSVDE, encoded by the coding sequence ATGAATCCCTATTGGAAACAATACGAATGGTCGAATATCCGTGCAATGCTGAAAAACAACAAGGCCATGCCCAAGCAAGAACAAAAAGACTTGCAAGGTCACTTGGTAGTCATTACCGGCGCCACCTCGGGTATCGGTTATGAGACCGCCAGACTTTATGCCAGTCATGGCGCCGACTTGTTGATGATCAATCGCAACAAGGAGAAATCAGAAAAGCTGAAGGCTGGACTTGAGCAGCAATTCAAGGGTGTCTACACCTATTTCATTGCTGATTTTTCAAAGCTCGAAGCGATCCATGCTGCAGCCGATTTTTTATGTTCTCTTGACCGGGATATTTGCGTGCTCATCCACAATGCAGGGGTCTACAACACAAAAAAACGCTTCACACACGATGATATCGAAGAAGTATTCCAAGTGAACTACCTCGCTTCGTTCATGCTGACCTATCGATTGCAGGATAAGCTGAAGCGGCAGAAGCACGCGCGAATCCTCTATGTCAACTCGGAAGGTCACCGGTTTGCACTTGCCGGTTTGAAACTTGATGACCTAGGCTGGGACAAACAACACTACACGGGTTTGAAAAGCTATGGCTCGGCCAAAACGGCCCAATTGCTTTCATTGTTTTTCTTCAGCCGGATTTTTAAAGACACCAACGTTACCATCAATGCAATGCATCCAGGCGATGTGTTGACCAACATGGGGGAGAACAACGGTCGGCTATACAAGTTCTTCAAGCATCGGATCATCAACCCCTCATCAAGATCTCCCCAGCTTTCAGCCCAAGCGCTGTATTACTTGGGAGTCTCACAGGAAGTAAAAGAAATTACTGGAAAGTTCTTCAACTTGACCACCCTTGAGATTCCTGCTCCCCATGCACTGGACGTGGTTGTTGCAGAGCAACTTTGGGCAAAAAGCCTGGAAATGGCAAAAATCCAAGTAAAGTCTGTTGATGAGTAA
- a CDS encoding nuclear transport factor 2 family protein, translating into MEYTIQSKEHLKDLWTNIYNTEGKPDWSHILPYYDEAIYFCDSVQKIQGIHDFKAMTERLINRSNNLRMDVKNTASNGTVIFMEWEMSLSFKKYPNSSIYGSSRVTLNENGKIIEQRDYYDLWGDIFDNIPRFNRMYRKFMHKKFG; encoded by the coding sequence ATGGAATATACGATTCAGAGCAAGGAACACCTGAAAGACCTATGGACCAATATTTACAATACGGAAGGAAAGCCTGATTGGTCCCATATTCTGCCTTACTATGATGAGGCAATCTATTTTTGTGACAGTGTACAGAAAATTCAGGGCATACACGATTTCAAGGCGATGACCGAGCGCCTGATCAATCGCTCGAACAACTTGAGAATGGATGTAAAGAATACCGCCTCAAACGGTACTGTAATTTTCATGGAGTGGGAGATGAGTCTGAGTTTTAAAAAGTATCCCAATTCATCCATCTATGGCTCTAGCAGGGTAACCTTGAACGAGAACGGCAAGATTATCGAGCAACGCGATTACTATGATCTATGGGGCGACATTTTCGATAACATCCCCAGGTTCAACAGAATGTACAGAAAATTCATGCACAAGAAGTTTGGTTGA